From a single Stomoxys calcitrans chromosome 4, idStoCalc2.1, whole genome shotgun sequence genomic region:
- the LOC106082911 gene encoding glucose-6-phosphate 1-dehydrogenase isoform X1, which produces MDVPKVKTNQNGHDQKNHEETLDRIIKALKSPTMVCEGTHFDGKIPHTFVIFGASGDLAKKKIYPTLWWLYRDNLLPIPTKFCGYARSNLTRDDIRKSCEKYMKVQPHEQQRYEEFWKLNEYVSGKYDGRLGYELLQQQMEAMESKGIANRIFYLALPPSVFNTVTVQIKEICLSKKGWNRVIIEKPFGRDDASSKELSDHLASLFHEDQLYRIDHYLGKEMVQNLMTIRFGNKILGSTWNRENIASVLITFKEPFGTEGRGGYFDQFGIIRDVMQNHLLQILSLVAMEKPVSCHPDDIRDEKVKVLKSIKALTLDDMVLGQYVGNPQGTGEAAKGYLDDPTVNPDSTTPTYALGVLHINNERWQGVPFILRCGKALNERKAEVRIQYQDVPGDIFEGNSKRNELVIRVQPGEALYFKMMTKSPGITFDIEETELDLTYEHRYRDSYLPDAYERLILDVFCGSQMHFVRSDELREAWRIFTPILHQIEQTKVQPIPYVYGSRGPKEADRKLHESNFKYYGSYKWHGNKRQ; this is translated from the exons GTCACGATCAAAAAAACCACGAAGAAACTCTAGATCGTATTATCAAAGCCCTTAAATCTCCCACCATGGTGTGTGAGGGTACACATTTTGATGGCAAAATTCCTCACACATTTGTGATATTCGGTGCATCAGGTGATCTggctaaaaagaaaatctatccTACATTATGGTGGTTGTATCGTGATAATTTGTTGCCAATACCCACAAAGTTTTGTGGTTATGCTCGTTCGAATTTGACACGTGATGATATAAGGAAATCGTGTGAGAAATACATGAAG GTTCAACCCCACGAACAACAGCGTTATGAGGAATTTTGGAAATTAAATGAATATGTTTCGGGTAAATATGATGGACGTCTGGGATATGAGCTATTACAGCAACAAATGGAGGCCATGGAAAGCAAAGGCATTGCTAATCGCATATTTTATTTGGCTTTACCACCATCGGTGTTCAACACGGTGACAGTGCAGATCAAGGAGATCTGTCTGTCAAAAAA agGCTGGAATCGTGTCATCATTGAAAAACCCTTTGGCCGCGACGATGCTTCCTCCAAAGAACTCAGCGACCATTTAGCCTCTCTATTTCACGAGGATCAACTCTATCGCATAGATCATTACTTGGGCAAAGAAATGGTCCAGAATCTAATGACCATACGTTTCGGTAATAAAATTCTAGGTTCCACCTGGAATCGCGAGAACATTGCCTCAGTATTGATAACCTTCAAGGAACCCTTTGGCACCGAAGGCCGTGGCGGTTACTTTGATCAATTTGGCATAATACGTGATGTCATGCAAAATCATCTTCTGCAAATTCTTTCGCTGGTAGCCATGGAGAAGCCAGTCTCATGTCACCCCGACGATATAAGAGATGAAAAAGTGAAAGTATTAAAAAGCATAAAGGCCTTGACCTTGGATGATATGGTATTGGGCCAATATGTGGGCAATCCCCAGGGTACTGGTGAGGCTGCCAAGGGTTATTTGGATGATCCCACAGTGAATCCGGATTCTACCACGCCCACATATGCTCTGGGCGTATTGCACATAAACAATGAACGCTGGCAAGGGGTGCCATTCATATTGAGATGCGGCAAAGCCTTAAATGAGCGTAAGGCAGAAGTGCGTATACAATATCAAGATGTGCCTGGCGATATATTCGAGGGCAACTCGAAGCGCAATGAACTGGTTATACGCGTCCAACCCGGCGAGGCTTTGTACTTTAAAATGATGACCAAATCACCCGGCATTACATTTGACATCGAAGAGACTGAATTGGACTTGACCTATGAACACCGTTATAGAGATTCCTACTTGCCTGATGCCTACGAGCGTCTAATTCTGGATGTTTTCTGTGGCTCACAAATGCACTTTGTGCGCTCCGATGAATTGCGAGAGGCCTGGCGCATTTTCACCCCCATACTGCATCAAATTGAACAAACCAAGGTGCAGCCCATACCTTATGTCTATGGCTCACGCGGTCCCAAGGAGGCAGATCGTAAACTACACGAAAGTAATTTCAAATATTATGGCTCCTACAAATGGCATGGCAATAAAAGGCAATGA
- the LOC106082924 gene encoding beta-1,3-galactosyltransferase brn, protein MRLRRIIWKLILIIAAFLIALVIVLNNTENTTNSDEFLTILRNTKEDDVVVTPGEPPPKMHLLDERKPKPAKAQERQLLNLTNFEYMVDNYSCENYKKELMAIIIVTSYVGHDELRSAHRNAISQAKLSEMGMQRVFLLATISRREHFITQSQIFNEQQRFGDLLQGNFLEAYRNLSYKHIMGLEWAARRCSKAKFIIKIDDDIVYDVFHLKRYLESLELENHELTTSNALLAGYILDEKPVIRNEQNKWYVSPEEYNFNVYPSYLSGWLYVTNPKTALRLVDQAYNTPIFWIDDTWVTGILREPLHIPLQRLNSWFSANPDFLQCCVRDLKKANAMECEFYVGPNGGEAKLLIEFLHNVEKCYYDECLKRPKEQSIKNTCVGAVKRILPDHGNAEIKMVSLGR, encoded by the exons ATGCGCCTGCGCAGGATTATCTGGAAACTTATTTTAATTATAGCCGCGTTTTTGATTGCCTTGGTGATAGTTTTAAACAACACGGAAAATACAACAAATTCTGAtgaatttttaacaatattgcGAAACACAAAAGAAGATGATGTCGTTGTTACGCCAGGTGAACCACCACCGAAGATGCATTTATTGGATGAAAGAAAACCTAAACCAGCTAAGGCACAGGAACGGCAGCttttaaatttaacaaatttcgaGTATATGGTGGACAACTATTCAtgtgaaaattataaaaaggaATTAATGG CCATAATAATTGTAACCTCCTATGTGGGCCACGATGAACTGCGATCGGCGCATAGAAATGCAATATCCCAAGCCAAACTGAGTGAAATGGGAATGCAGCGAGTTTTCCTATTGGCCACCATATCACGGAGAGAGCATTTTATAACACAATCGCAAATATTTAACGAGCAACAGCGTTTTGGCGATTTGTTACAAGGCAATTTTTTGGAGGCCTATCGAAATCTTTCCTACAAACACATTATGGGCCTCGAATGGGCAGCACGAAGGTGTTCCAAAGCAAAGTTCATTATAAAAATCGACGATGACATCGTCTATGATGTTTTTCATCTTAAGCGTTATTTGGAATCTTTGGAATTGGAAAATCATGAGTTGACCACCTCCAATGCTCTACTAGCCGGTTACATTTTGGACGAAAAACCCGTCATACGAAATGAGCAGAATAAATGGTATGTCAGTCCAGAGGAGTACAATTTCAATGTGTATCCCTCATATCTTTCGGGTTGGCTTTATGTGACAAATCCCAAAACCGCTTTACGTTTGGTCGATCAGGCCTATAACACGCCAATATTTTGGATCGATGATACTTGGGTGACTGGTATATTGCGAGAGCCCTTGCATATACCCTTGCAGCGTTTAAATTCCTGGTTTTCAGCCAATCCTGATTTTCTGCAGTGTTGCGTGCGTGATTTGAAGAAGGCCAATGCCATGGAATGTGAATTTTATGTTGGACCCAATGGGGGCGAAGCCAAGCTTTTAATTGAATTTCTGCATAATGTTGAGAAATGTTACTACGATGAATGTCTGAAGCGACCAAAAGAACAGAGCATCAAGAATACATGCGTGGGTGCAGTTAAACGGATTTTACCAGATCATGGCAATGCAGAAATCAAAATGGTTTCTCTGGGTAGATGA
- the LOC106082923 gene encoding sex determination protein fruitless encodes MTRTSKMSPSHRQEFCVRWNSHLGSIGAAFPQLLAGQRFVDVTLACEGHQVHCHRLVLAACSSYFESILAENPCKHPVIILPSEIKLWEIQALVDFMYKGEVNVTQAGLPQLLRCAEQLRIRGLYGSDAALNLNQLKALTGKAPQQSNNIRSSSAQSTGLPADSNDEDTATNSTTTTATSTIQTNPQNVVIKKEPATGNPNQGQPMLTPVSLNTLMANPAAIAANFAAQRHDSSDEPTSSNAYEQYENCQNANNALNAAASQQHNTMQQQSVANSTPTSTPIPQNISTQHMDSTIEDDHNYVAHDEDDSFAGVMADSEHDSTANNSMMQVSMDHNSSLKRIRRSEESLEQAAKCVSKGQTFQTVSNMYNIPVSTIRFYMARKGILPKRKRGRGASSSAAGAGNGSGAMMALGGSNNVLGGNGMGGGVIAPNPAALAMSHMSQALAQMKQQRVDSPNSAQYSEEAAYHLLSYKMKEAPRLV; translated from the coding sequence ATGACGAGAACAAGCAAAATGTCACCCTCACATCGACAGGAGTTTTGTGTGCGTTGGAACAGCCACTTGGGTAGCATTGGAGCGGCATTCCCTCAACTTTTGGCCGGTCAGAGATTTGTTGATGTCACTTTGGCTTGTGAAGGCCATCAGGTGCACTGTCATCGCCTGGTCTTGGCTGCCTGCTCATCGTATTTCGAAAGCATTTTGGCCGAAAATCCTTGCAAACATCCCGTTATTATTTTACCCTCGGAAATAAAATTGTGGGAAATTCAAGCCTTGGTGGATTTTATGTACAAAGGGGAGGTCAATGTAACACAGGCTGGCCTGCCGCAATTGCTGCGTTGTGCCGAACAACTGCGTATTCGAGGGCTTTATGGTTCAGATGCTGCCCTAAATCTCAATCAATTGAAAGCTTTAACGGGTAAAGCGCCTCAACAATCCAATAACATACGATCGAGTTCGGCTCAATCAACAGGTCTACCGGCCGATAGCAATGATGAGGATACAGCAACCAACTCAACAACTACCACGGCCACAAGTACAATACAAACAAACCCGCAAAATGTGGTAATAAAAAAGGAACCCGCAACGGGTAACCCCAACCAGGGGCAGCCCATGTTAACGCCAGTTTCCTTAAATACACTAATGGCCAATCCCGCAGCGATAGCGGCTAACTTTGCAGCTCAACGCCACGACTCCAGCGATGAGCCAACATCATCAAATGCCTACGAACAGTATGAGAATTGTCAAAACGCCAATAATGCTCTAAATGCTGCAGCTTCCCAACAACACAATACTATGCAGCAACAAAGTGTTGCAAATTCAACACCAACGTCAACGCCAATCCCGCAAAACATATCAACACAACATATGGATTCTACCATAGAGGATGATCATAATTATGTGGCACATGATGAGGATGATAGTTTTGCTGGTGTTATGGCTGATTCGGAACACGACTCGACAGCCAACAATTCTATGATGCAAGTATCCATGGATCATAATAGTTCCTTAAAACGCATACGCAGATCTGAGGAATCATTGGAGCAGGCGGCGAAGTGTGTGTCCAAGGGTCAAACTTTTCAAACAGTTAGTAACATGTACAACATACCCGTGTCAACGATACGTTTCTATATGGCCCGCAAAGGCATTTTGCCCAAACGCAAACGGGGCCGTGGTGCATCTTCGAGTGCAGCAGGGGCAGGCAATGGTTCCGGAGCCATGATGGCTCTCGGTGGTAGCAATAATGTATTAGGAGGTAATGGTATGGGAGGTGGTGTCATTGCCCCCAATCCTGCAGCTTTGGCCATGTCACATATGTCTCAAGctttggctcaaatgaaacagcAACGAGTGGATAGTCCCAATTCTGCACAGTATTCCGAAGAGGCGGCCTATCATTTGCTCAGTTACAAAATGAAAGAAGCGCCGCGTTTGGTATGA
- the LOC106082911 gene encoding glucose-6-phosphate 1-dehydrogenase isoform X2, translating to MVCEGTHFDGKIPHTFVIFGASGDLAKKKIYPTLWWLYRDNLLPIPTKFCGYARSNLTRDDIRKSCEKYMKVQPHEQQRYEEFWKLNEYVSGKYDGRLGYELLQQQMEAMESKGIANRIFYLALPPSVFNTVTVQIKEICLSKKGWNRVIIEKPFGRDDASSKELSDHLASLFHEDQLYRIDHYLGKEMVQNLMTIRFGNKILGSTWNRENIASVLITFKEPFGTEGRGGYFDQFGIIRDVMQNHLLQILSLVAMEKPVSCHPDDIRDEKVKVLKSIKALTLDDMVLGQYVGNPQGTGEAAKGYLDDPTVNPDSTTPTYALGVLHINNERWQGVPFILRCGKALNERKAEVRIQYQDVPGDIFEGNSKRNELVIRVQPGEALYFKMMTKSPGITFDIEETELDLTYEHRYRDSYLPDAYERLILDVFCGSQMHFVRSDELREAWRIFTPILHQIEQTKVQPIPYVYGSRGPKEADRKLHESNFKYYGSYKWHGNKRQ from the exons ATGGTGTGTGAGGGTACACATTTTGATGGCAAAATTCCTCACACATTTGTGATATTCGGTGCATCAGGTGATCTggctaaaaagaaaatctatccTACATTATGGTGGTTGTATCGTGATAATTTGTTGCCAATACCCACAAAGTTTTGTGGTTATGCTCGTTCGAATTTGACACGTGATGATATAAGGAAATCGTGTGAGAAATACATGAAG GTTCAACCCCACGAACAACAGCGTTATGAGGAATTTTGGAAATTAAATGAATATGTTTCGGGTAAATATGATGGACGTCTGGGATATGAGCTATTACAGCAACAAATGGAGGCCATGGAAAGCAAAGGCATTGCTAATCGCATATTTTATTTGGCTTTACCACCATCGGTGTTCAACACGGTGACAGTGCAGATCAAGGAGATCTGTCTGTCAAAAAA agGCTGGAATCGTGTCATCATTGAAAAACCCTTTGGCCGCGACGATGCTTCCTCCAAAGAACTCAGCGACCATTTAGCCTCTCTATTTCACGAGGATCAACTCTATCGCATAGATCATTACTTGGGCAAAGAAATGGTCCAGAATCTAATGACCATACGTTTCGGTAATAAAATTCTAGGTTCCACCTGGAATCGCGAGAACATTGCCTCAGTATTGATAACCTTCAAGGAACCCTTTGGCACCGAAGGCCGTGGCGGTTACTTTGATCAATTTGGCATAATACGTGATGTCATGCAAAATCATCTTCTGCAAATTCTTTCGCTGGTAGCCATGGAGAAGCCAGTCTCATGTCACCCCGACGATATAAGAGATGAAAAAGTGAAAGTATTAAAAAGCATAAAGGCCTTGACCTTGGATGATATGGTATTGGGCCAATATGTGGGCAATCCCCAGGGTACTGGTGAGGCTGCCAAGGGTTATTTGGATGATCCCACAGTGAATCCGGATTCTACCACGCCCACATATGCTCTGGGCGTATTGCACATAAACAATGAACGCTGGCAAGGGGTGCCATTCATATTGAGATGCGGCAAAGCCTTAAATGAGCGTAAGGCAGAAGTGCGTATACAATATCAAGATGTGCCTGGCGATATATTCGAGGGCAACTCGAAGCGCAATGAACTGGTTATACGCGTCCAACCCGGCGAGGCTTTGTACTTTAAAATGATGACCAAATCACCCGGCATTACATTTGACATCGAAGAGACTGAATTGGACTTGACCTATGAACACCGTTATAGAGATTCCTACTTGCCTGATGCCTACGAGCGTCTAATTCTGGATGTTTTCTGTGGCTCACAAATGCACTTTGTGCGCTCCGATGAATTGCGAGAGGCCTGGCGCATTTTCACCCCCATACTGCATCAAATTGAACAAACCAAGGTGCAGCCCATACCTTATGTCTATGGCTCACGCGGTCCCAAGGAGGCAGATCGTAAACTACACGAAAGTAATTTCAAATATTATGGCTCCTACAAATGGCATGGCAATAAAAGGCAATGA